The following is a genomic window from Miscanthus floridulus cultivar M001 chromosome 14, ASM1932011v1, whole genome shotgun sequence.
CGGGACCGAGGTGAACTCCTTGCAGAAGTCACACCAGAAGCGAGGCGGTGACGGTGCCGGCGACATTGGCTCCATGGGGACGTACGCGGGTATCGCGACGGGCTCGGCAGCTACTTCATCAACAGGCGACGCCGGGGCTTCCATGACTGGTGGCGCCGGGGCTTCAACCGCTGGAGGCGCAGCGTTGCTGGGGCCAGCACCGTCCAAGCCAAGGCGAGGAGATGGTGGCTGGCTCTGCAGACGAAGGTCGCGCGGAGGAGAAGCATGGCGGCCACGAACAGGAGTCCATCGGCGGCGAGGAACTGCATTGGAACGGAAGCCACGAACAGCGGAGTCGAAGAGGCGGCCGAAAGGACCATGGCCATGACCATGGGCAATGTTGCGGCGAACACGGGGCCCAAGGCGCTCGAAGACGCTGTGGCGTTGTCCATGGTGGCCGTGGTGGCGGATCGAGCCACGGCGAACTCCACCGACGCGGCGAAGGGCGAAGAATAGTTGACGAACAACATACGACGGTAAGTCAATCCTCGTCATGCTTACCGATAGGGGTCCAGAGGCATGTGCCTCTGTTGTCGTCGTTCTATTGTCCAGTAGAGCAAAAGTGCTAATAACGTGTTGAAAGTAGATGGAATGAACAATGATTTGGAAACAACTATTGCTTTCATTGATCTCttagatatatatacaagtgaaGGGTCACATCGTACGAACGTAACTATTCAGAAAAATGTAACTGTTCACTAGAACAGTCTACTACCAAAGGGTGTCCCTTCGTAGTGTTAACTGCTATACTAACTAACTGCTAGTTCTATTCATCTGTTGATGAGATCGCTGGTGTCTGTTAGGAAGACACCGTTTCGTAACAGCAAGCAGGGTTTCAAATGTCAGACTGCTGCAAATGGTTCAAGGTCCTGCGTCCATTTTCCATTATCTACTTTTCCAAACATGCAACAACCTTCCATTAGGAAGTCCTAATACTTCATCTAGGCACAAATActcctgttccaaattataagacgttttaactTTTCTATATACTATAATTTGGAATGTAGTAGTACCATATAGGGTTCAAACAATCAGAAGATatagaaaagaaatggcacaccAACACCAGGCATGACAATGTTTCCTGAACCCTTATCTCAACCCGAAGCATAAACCCTACAACTGTCTGGTGGGTGATCATCCAAGCTAAGAGCAAAATATAAGCAATGTAACTTTTCCTGCCACTTTACTTTGACTGCATAGGGTAATCTTGCTCACCATCTCCACATTAAGCTGGACAAAATAAACTATTCAGTCCACGAAGCCCCTAACATCTTTGCCATAAAGCTATATCTGTCTGCAGCTTCGTCAATCTGAAATTTATAAGGCAGTACATCACATAAACTATTGAGTGTAAGTCAAAGGAGTATTCAGAGAAGCAGTTGCACAAACCAATTTTTGAGTTGGCCTGCCAGCTCCATGCCCTGACTTCCCGTCAATGCGACCAATTATTGGATTTGTCTGCGGGCTGTCCTCGGTGCTGGTACACAGGAAATGCTGCAACGTCTATGAATGAATGGCAATGGAAGCATAGTAAGAGCAGAAAAGGCAAATAAGTTAGAACGGATTGAAGAATATCAAACAGCTATGATGTAGTAAacaacaaaagaagattaatgTAAGGTTAAACTTTCATTGAACAGTAAGCCATTGCTGATAAAATCACAAAAAGAAAACCAACAGCAGGCATGGCCAAAAACTAAATGGGCTCCAAAATAGGAAGAACACCAGAAACCCAAACTGATGGAAAGCTCATCTGTTGGCATAGTGGCCAAGCCATGTGCAGCTCACAGACTTGTTGCCGTGGGCTGCCTATGTTGATAATAAAGTTTCATTAGAGACTGGCTTTACAAAGAGATCTACTTCACCACTGAATCTAACTTCAAACAATTATTACCTCTGGCTATCTGTTATATAGACTATCTATCATCTACGTTAAGACAATCAGCTTTTCTTTAAGATTGATATCATGTTGCTGAGATAGGTGGGTGCCTGAGTGCACATCATCCACACGCACCACCTAATGAGCAAATAATTTATACTAGTACCAAACAAGTATAGAACCACTCCTGACCCCTGGCCATAGGTCGATAAAAGATTTTCCACAATGAAAAAGGTCAGTTTCTTGCTGCACCACTAACATATAGTATAGGATAACTGTTTGTTGAATCTACGGCTATGAATAGAATGCTAATTGGCAACTGAAGTCTGATTCTTGGTTGATGACTGCATGTTTTCGTTTCACATGAGAACTCAGGACATAATACAAAAATGAACTTACTGCTAATAACTTCAGTGAATGCAACGGCACAACACGATCGTCATGATCAGCTGTCAACAACATGGTTGCTGGATACTGGCAGTGGTTACTAGAGCTTTGCTCCCAAGGTCTCCGTACATTATGAAGGGGAGAATATCTGTTTATGTTCATCAGGGCAGCAAATTGCAAAAGGGGATCAGGATCAATTCAGTAGACTAAATCTAAGGACAAAAGCAAATGTAATTATTGTttagtaaagaaaaagaaaagaacagtCAGGTCAACTAGTCAAGCACTAAAATAATAACCAGGTGAAGCACCAAAACAATAGCAGGTCATCCAACTTAATTGTTTTGGACTGTGGCATTCCTGACAGAGAAAATCTAAGAGAAATAATTTCATCAGGAATATCAGGAATATGATGCCGCAGATCAATTTAATTATGTCCTAATGTATACAGAGACATAGCAAATTCGTCTTAGCCTATGAAAATATAGAGTAAATATGGAAgcattaacaaaaaaaaaacacatgatgTATCCCTAGCAAACCTGCATAACTAACCCTGACAGCTGTAAGAttgtgtttttttatttgaagtcaatAATGTGACCTAATGATTTTCTCAACAGTGCAGTAATCAGTTCAATGTCGGTAGAAAAGTAACACAGCAACTCAAATACACAGCCATACTTAATGAGCCACTGGAACTCTTCTTCCTTATCTGAACAACCATAGTCTGTAGTCCAGGCATGACCTATACAAAACAATAAacaatatttgtaaaaatatacaGGTAAAGAGGATATAATCAAAAGCAGAATTGAAAATAAATGGGAAATTACAAATGGCACCCTTAGCTATTACTCTGACTCTCTGGGTTTGCATTCCCATATATCTTGTTATTGAGCAAACACAGTCAAGAAATGTGGCAGGTCAAAACTAAGAAAACCTCTAATGTCGCTTCTTAGCAGCAGTTCAGCACATGGGATCCTGTTGGATATGTTGGAGTTGGAATGGGAGAAAACACAAATGATGCAGAGCAGAAACTAGTGCTTGGAAGGATGGTACAGTCCATCTCATAGGCTGTGCAACAGAAGCACTGATGAATTCCTTCAAccacgagcaccaccagcacagaAGCCAAAGCTATACTTAAGACTAACACATGAATTCCTCCAACTTCCGTGCATGAGTGTCTGCGTCCGCTTGTGCGTGTGTGCTAAGAACAAATTTTAGAGGGATTATTTGATTTTATTTGAACATACCAATTGTAAACTTGTGAAAACGGAGCATGTCCATGACGCCAACATGAGCGAGAGCACACCCAAAGAGATCAGGCCTCTGCAATAGCATGAGTAGTTAAGTTAATGCATGGTAGCACGAATACTGCATTGTAATAATAACACACAAAAAAATACAAGTCCATGAAGTATTGTGTTATGTGCTTGAGCACAGGAGGGAGTAGGTCATAGGAAGCAGCAGTGAGAGGATTTGAAGGAGGAGCATCATGGCCCAACTATATGGTGGCTGACATGGGGAAGAGCAGCAGTGTGGCACTGCTCACATGAACACTACCCGTGCTAGCAGGGTGCAGGGGGCAGGGTGAGGAGGAACCACTTTTCCTTGATTGACTGATAATGACTACATAGCCTTATGTTTATACCCAAGGGGAATacagatataaagaatatttccTTCTGCTTTATTCTCTAACTTCCTAATCCTATCTTGACTCATGTGGTCATGACTCATGCCTAACTGATGACAATCTCGACTTGACGGGTACACGGAGGCCGCTGCTGGCAGCCTGGCACTCGACCCTAGGGATGACAGCAACCACTGCAGGCCACCCTAGCCCATGGCATGACTCATGAGTCATGACCCAGCCAGCCCATGGCACCTGGGTCTGTTAGCAAAAAATCCGAATCGAGATCGAACATGAGACAGATTTTATGGAAAACCCTTGCGGTAAAAAATCACAGGCACCAACCGGCGATCTTCACTATATGAGAGTTTACAAAACGCATGGAATACAATGAGTCGCCTGCTCTATCCATGAGGCTTACAAGATGTACATATAGGGTAGACTAACTGCAATCAAATACGGAAACAAATCTGCTAAGCAAATAACCCGAACCATGGGCCCGCCAGGCGTACCCACAAGACACATTAGAATTCAGATCATACTCCAACAGTCACAATACATTGTATGTAAAATAAGAGTTTATACCATATTACCTGATTAATGGAAGCAGCAACCAGAAGACCACCATTGCTTCCGCCTTCAATACATAAACGTCTGGAACTGGTGTAACCACTAGAAACGAGGAATTCCGCACAGGCAGCAAAGTCATCAAAACAATTTTGTTTCATTGCAAGTGCTCCAGCTTTGTGCCAGTCCTCCCCGTACTCTCCACCACCCCGAATGTTTGCTACACAGACAATGAAACCCATGTTCTTGCATAGCACAACACGACTAACACTGAATGAAGCTGTTAAGCTTATGTTGAATCCTCCATAACCATATAGCAAAGTTGGATGCGATCCATTAAGATCGATATCTTTCTTTGACATTATGAACATGGGAATTTTGGTTCCATCCTTGCTAGGGACAAAAACCTGAGGATAATAAGAGATATAGTGGCAAATAAAAACATTACATACAGAAACAATATTATTCAGACCAGCGAAAAGAAAAGCTCATGAACCTAACAGCAAAACTACTTCTTTTGATGAAAGTTAAAGTTACTTATGTCTGAACCATAATAGAATGCAGAACACAAATTTGTACAGGTAAGATATCTACCTGCTTAACTTCAAAACTTGTGCGATCAAATCCAGGAACTGAAATTTCTCGAAACATCTTAATTTCAGGGATTGTAGGTGCTAAGTTACACCTGAAAATAATGCCTGGAGAAAGAAAGCTTGTGAAGCCAATAAATACTTCCTTGTCTTCACGTCTGCACGAGATCTCTGAAACAGCACCAATCTCCAGAGGCAACTGATGAATAAAGTTTCCAGTTCTAAGGTCTCTTATCTGCAGAATATGCTTAACATCTGACATATAACACATCAACAGTTGGTTATTGTTAACGGCGTCGGCTGACTCGAGCACATCTTTTTCATGCTCTGGAAGAACATCAGTCCACAGCTCTGGGTTCTTGATATCTACCCTTACCAGCTTATTCTTAGGGGCACTTTTATTGGTCAAAAATGTAAATTCATCACCATCATTGGCCACAACTTGATATTGAGCATCAAAATTGTCAATAAGCTTGACAAATGGAAGCAAATCTTCTGTCTCTCTGAAGCCCTCTATTCCTCGAGGAAGAGAAGAAATTTCACAATAGTATAATTTGTTGACAGGATCACAACCTTCATAGATGCCCAATATGATGTACTGTCAAAAGCACAATGTTCAGAATTTTTTTCTATGCAATAGAAAAAACATTGAAAAGGTTCAATCATTAGATGAACAGATGTGTTTGCAGTCCCTCTATTCTTCCAAATCAACATGCAAACTCCatctgttttttatttttattacaaGATCCTCGTAAAAATAACATGAGCAAGAGTGAGTTACCTTTCCATCTTCAGTGACTGAGGCACCAAAGGAATACTTTGGGTGTTCAGGATCTTTCCAGCACAATATATCCTCTGACTCATCAGATCCCAAAACATGGTAATATATCTGATGATTAAGATTGATGTTTGTCTCAGTTCCAGCATCCACTTCCCCTCCTCTACAGAAACAAATGAGAAAAAAGAACACATGATGGGGACATTTCAAACAAAACTTATGATGCTGCTCCAAGTGCTTCAGAGCAAACAGATGAGATCAGACCAATTCAAACCAGAAAACTTAAAAGAGTATTTACAGATGATGATGATAAGCCATGGAGATATTACAACGGACAAGCTTAGTTGCTAATTTTAACATTACTATTTGTGAAAAGTGTATTCTTAACTGGCTAGTAACAAATCTTTGACTTTGCTTGACTATTCTCAAGGTAAATAAATTAGATAAAAGAGATTAATAGAAGCACAAGACTTAGCCACACAGAATTACTAGCTTACTGCTGTAGTGCTGTCTATGTACTACTGTCACATGGTCCCAGAGTTCAGGACAGGTGGCTATCCACATGATGAAGAGTTGTGGAAATGCCAAAAGAACATTGTTTTCCTTGAGTATGCAGGAGAGCACAATATATTTGTATTGAAGAGAGAGGAAACGATCCAAGTACAGACATACTCACTCCAAAGGTACCCAGACTTACGCAATTAAGCAATGCCAAAAGAACTACATACTAGAAAAATCAAGCAATCCATGCAGAGCAATATATATTAAATGAATTAGAATTGTTGAAACCAATCTGAGAGCAAAAGACAAGCCCACTGGATGCATATCATAGCCAGAATTCACATGGGAATTGTGACACAACCAGAAAACAGCCTTGCCAAGCATGTGTCCAAGCAACAACAGGCCATACATTATTGCATTCAAACAGGGCCTGACTGCCTGAGTTGGTAAGGTTTGTTAAAGTGAGTGCTAATAGAGAACTCTCCTCCAAGAGTACTCTTGtgttttcctttgttgattgcaGAGCTAGCATTCAGATCAAGGTGAGGCTAACAACGCGAATAACAGAGAACACTATACCTAAGTGTATACATCAATTGCAACATCTTGAATTGGCTTGGGTTGTCTTTTATCGATTTTTTTATATTGCATTACAATAATGCCTTCCACTCCCAAGCAAACTGACCTTTGTCACATTGCATTAGCTATCAATAAGGGAAATCCATACCAACAGGATGCTGGAAAAGGCAGTTGCTAGTTGAAGATAAAGGAAAAATTCATAGGCCTACCTAGGTGCTGGATACCGACCATAGAAAAAACCTTTCCCGTCATGAGTCCAGCTGATAGATGAGAACTTTACCTGCATCCAGCAATAGAAAAGAGTTGGTTTAGAAGAACCAAGAACCACTATTGCAGCACAAAGGAAAACTAAGCCTTTGGCAGTCTAGTGGCAAGTTGTAACTACTTACCCAGGACAATTTGTCAGGCATAGGCCGCTTGTTAGTAATGCTCATCACATGAATAGAGACCCAATCACTACCACTTTCACTTAGCCCATAAGCAATGTAGTTTCCATCCTCGCTAATAGAATATGTTGAAAGAGCAACCGTCCCATCCTTGCTTAGAGTATTTGGATCCAAAAGAACCTCTGCCTTTCCGTCCAAATCATCCTGCAAGGTCAACATAGCATAT
Proteins encoded in this region:
- the LOC136504193 gene encoding uncharacterized protein, with protein sequence MLLVHKSVPLRRLLPRRPLKSFVLSPPSRPRRLSLLPRAAMGSVAGDTAARLAYPPARRDDSVVDDYHGVRIPDPYRWLEDPDSEETKEFVARQAELAETVLAGCPDRENLRREVTRLFDHPRHAAPFRRGNKYFHFHNSGLQAQSVLYMQDDLDGKAEVLLDPNTLSKDGTVALSTYSISEDGNYIAYGLSESGSDWVSIHVMSITNKRPMPDKLSWVKFSSISWTHDGKGFFYGRYPAPRGGEVDAGTETNINLNHQIYYHVLGSDESEDILCWKDPEHPKYSFGASVTEDGKYIILGIYEGCDPVNKLYYCEISSLPRGIEGFRETEDLLPFVKLIDNFDAQYQVVANDGDEFTFLTNKSAPKNKLVRVDIKNPELWTDVLPEHEKDVLESADAVNNNQLLMCYMSDVKHILQIRDLRTGNFIHQLPLEIGAVSEISCRREDKEVFIGFTSFLSPGIIFRCNLAPTIPEIKMFREISVPGFDRTSFEVKQVFVPSKDGTKIPMFIMSKKDIDLNGSHPTLLYGYGGFNISLTASFSVSRVVLCKNMGFIVCVANIRGGGEYGEDWHKAGALAMKQNCFDDFAACAEFLVSSGYTSSRRLCIEGGSNGGLLVAASINQRPDLFGCALAHVGVMDMLRFHKFTIGHAWTTDYGCSDKEEEFQWLIKYSPLHNVRRPWEQSSSNHCQYPATMLLTADHDDRVVPLHSLKLLATLQHFLCTSTEDSPQTNPIIGRIDGKSGHGAGRPTQKLIDEAADRYSFMAKMLGASWTE